In Chitinophagaceae bacterium, the DNA window CGTCTCAAGGATAAGAATAACAGCAAGTTCATCGAATATAGGGATAAACTGACTATCTAATTTAGATAGGCCTATATCCCTTGTTAGAGATTTTATTTTTTCCAAAAGCATAATTACTCAAAAGGATTGTTTTTCATCTGAATAGATAAAACGTAACTTAATGGTTCTTCAATTTTACAATGTTGGGTTCAATAATTCAAATAGATGATGATATTGACCGTTACTCAGCCTTGTTCTTTGCATAATTTGATAATCAAAAGAAAGGATTTCGCAGATAGGAGTGAGAAATGGGGAGAGACAGATATAATTTCACTTTGGAAATTTCCCTTGTTTTTTCCAAATCTTTCCTTACTTTTGCATTCCCATTTTTGGGATCACCCTCATTAATTATACCAGAAAACCATTGCAAATAACCAAGAAACGCAAACAGGTCAACACTAAAGTTAAGAGTGCCCAGACCTACACCTTGTCGGATGCATCGAACCTGATCAAGGAAGTTTCAACACCTAAATTCGATGCCTCTATCGACCTGCACATCAGGCTCGGAGTAGATCCCCGCAAAGCTGACCAGGCCATTCGTGGCGTAGCGAACCTCCCGCATGGAACCGGAAAAACCAAACGCGTTTTGGTTTTCTGTAATCCTGATAAGGAAGCTGAAGCCAAAGAAGCAGGTGCTGACTATGCAGGCTTACAGGAATTCGTGGAAAAAGTGGAAAAAGGCTGGACGGAGATCGATGTCATCATCGCTACTCCCAGCGTAATGCCTAAAATCGCGAAACTCGGTAAGATCCTCGGTCCGCGTAACCTCATGCCGAACCCTAAATCAGGAACAGTTACAGAAAACGTGGCAGACGCTATTAAAGAAGTGAAAGGTGGTAAGATCGCTTTCCGGGTAGACAAGCAGGGAATAATCCATGCATCTATCGGCCGCGTTTCTTTCCCGAAAGAGAAGATTCTGGAGAATGCTACCGAACTCATACATACTATCGTGAAGATGAAACCATCTTCCGCTAAAGGAACCTACCTTAAAAGTGTGTTCATGGCCAGCACCATGAGCCCTTCTATATCTATTGACACTAAACCGCTCATGAACTAAGATGGATAAGGCAACCAAAAAAGTAGCGATTGCAGAGTTGACCGAGAGGTTTTCGAAAGCAACTAATTTTTACCTGGCTGATGCTTCTCATCTGAATGTGGAGCAGATCAATAAGCTGCGTCGTATCTGCTTCAAGCAAGGCGTAGAATTTAAAGTAGCCAAAAATACATTGATCAGGAAAGCGCTCGAGTCCATCGGTAGTGGTTATGATGGCTTGTTTGATGCACTGCACGGACCAACTTCTGTAATGTTCTCCGAAACAGGTTCTATTCCTGCCAAGGTGATCAAAGAATTCAGAAAAGCAGGCGACAAACCTGTGCTGAAAGCAGCTTACATCGACAGCGCGATCTATCTCGGAGATAACAATCTCGAAGAGCTGTCGAAGCTGAAGACCAAGCACGAACTGGTGGGCGAGATCATCGGTTTGTTGCAGTCACCTGCAAAGAACGTGATCAGTGGATTGCTGTCAGGCGGACAGAAGCTTTCCGGTATCTTAAAAACTTTGGAGGACAGACCTCAAAACTAAAACCTTTGCCTGATGATGGTGTTAAAGGGAAGCTTCCTCTACCTGCGCATCAACTGACGGTTTTTTTTATCAATCAATCAATTCGCGAATCAATAAATCAAAACTAAAATGGCAGACTTAAAAACATTTGCTGAACAACTGGTTAACCTGACAGTAAAAGAGGTGAACGAACTCGCCAAAATACTGAAGGATGACTATGGTATCGAACCAGCAGCCGCAGCTCCGGTAATGGCAGCAGGTGGTGGTGCAGCCGCAGCAGTAGTAGAAGAAAAAACCGCTTTCGATGTTATTCTGAAAGCAGCAGGTGGTCAGAAATTAACCGTTGTAAAGGTTGTGAAAGACCTTACCGGACTTGGTTTGAAAGAAGCCAAGGACCTGGTAGACGGTGCTCCGAAACCTGTTAAAGAAGGCGTTTCTAAAGAGGAAGCTGAATCAATCAAGGCCAAGCTTACAGAAGCCGGTGCAGAGGTTGAAGTCAAATAAGATTCTTTTTTGATGGAGAGCGTTTTGAAAATTGACCTTTCCCTCTCTTTTGGAGAGGAATCGAGGATGAGGATTCAAAACGATCTTATTAATCAGGTTTTCCGCCGTAAAAGGGGAAACCTGATTCCCTTTTTTAACGAAAATAAAGGTTTCAAAAAAATCAAATGGCATCAAAGACTAACGAAAGAGTCAATTTCAGCAAGACACAGATTAAGCTCGAGTACCCTGATCTTCTCGGCATTCAGCTTCAGTCATTCAAAGATTTTTTCCAGTTAGAAACCACTCCTGAAAACCGGAGAAACGAAGGCCTCTACCGTGTGTTCACTGAGAATTTCCCGATCAGTGATGCCCGGAATATCTTCGTATTGGAGTTCCTGGATTATTTTGTAGATCCTCCCCGCTATACGATTGAAGAATGTATCGAGCGCGGATTAACGCACAGCGTTCCCCTGAAAGCAAAGCTGCGCCTGAGTTGTAACGATCCTGAACACATCGATTTCCAAACGATTGTGCAGGATGTGTTTTTGGGAAATATTCCCTACATGACACCGAAAGGTACCTTCCTCATCAATGGTGCGGAACGCGTAGTGGTTTCCCAGTTGCACCGTTCACCGGGCGTGTTCTTCGGACAGTCCGTTCACCCGAACGGAACCCGCATTTATTCTGCAAGGGTGATTCCTTTTAAAGGCGCCTGGATGGAATTTGCGACGGACATCAATAATGTGATGTACGCTTATATCGACCGTAAAAAGAAATTCCCGGTAACCACCTTGTTGCGTGCAATAGGTTGGGATACTGATAAAGAAATATTGACGCTGTTTGAATTGTCGGATGAAATTCCTGCAAAAGCAGCTGACCTTAAGAAAGCCATCGGCCGTAAGCTCGCAGCTCGTGTATTGAGAAGCTGGAATGAAGATTTCGTGGATGAAGATACGGGTGAAGTGGTAACAATCACGCGTAACGAAGTGGTGTTGGAACGTGATACCATCTTATCGGAAGATGACATCGCCAATATCCTGGAAACAGGTGTTGACACAGTTATCCTTCAGAAAGAAACGGTCGGTGCTGATTATTCCATCATCTACAACACGCTGCAAAAAGATACTTCCAACTCAGAATTGGAAGCGGTTCAGTATATCTACCGCCAGTTGCGCGGAGCAGATGCGCCTGATGATGAAACAGCGCGTGGCATTATTGAGAAGCTGTTCTTCTCTGATAAACGCTATGATCTGGGTGAAGTAGGCCGATACAAAATCAATCAGAAATTAAGAAAAGACACGGAGCTTGATACCAAGGTATTGACGAAGGAAGACATCGTGGCGATTGTGAAATACCTGGTACAGTTGGTGAATGATAAAGCTGTTGTAGATGATATTGATCACCTGAGTAATCGTCGTGTAAGAACAGTGGGTGAACAGTTGTACGCTCAGTTCGGTGTTGGTCTGGCCCGTATGGCCCGTACCATCCGGGAACGTATGAACGTGCGCGACAATGAGGTGTTCACACCAATCGATCTGATCAACGCACGTACACTTTCTTCTGTGATCAATTCCTTCTTCGGAACATCACAGTTGTCACAATTCCTTGATCAGACCAACCCGTTGGCGGAAATCACCCACAAGCGTCGTATTTCGGCGCTTGGTCCCGGTGGTCTCTCCCGCGAACGCGCAGGCTTTGAGGTACGTGACGTACACTATTCCCACTATGGCCGTCTTTGCACCATTGAAACGCCGGAAGGACCGAACATCGGTTTGATCTCTACACTGTGTGTGCATGCAAAGATCAACCGCATGGGATTCATTGAAACACCTTACCTGAAAGTACATGATGGCAAGGTGGAATTGCGGAAGAAAGTAGAGTTCCTTTCCGCAGACGAAGAAGATGAAAAAGTAATTGCGCAGGCCAATGTGCCGATCAATGATAAAGGCGAATTCAAGATTGAACGTATCAAGAGTCGTCACCAGGGTGACTTCCCGATAGTTGGTCCATCTGAAGTGGAATATATGGATGTGGCGCCTAACCAGATTGTTGGTTTGTCTGCTTCCCTGATTCCTTTCCTTGAACATGATGATGCCAACCGTGCGTTGATGGGTTCAAACATGCAACGTCAGTCAGTGCCGTTGTTGAAACCGGAATCACCGATTGTTGGAACAGGTCTCGAAGGCAAAGCTGCTGTGGATTCCCGCATGTTGCTGAATGCTGAAACAAATGGTGTGGTTGAATATGTGGATGCGGAAGAGATTGTGGTAAACTACGAACGTTCTGAAGAGCAGGATATGACCAGCTTCGATACCGGTCGTACTGTTTATAAATTATTGAAATTCAAGAAGACGAACCAAAGCACCTGTATCAACCTGAAACCTATCGTGAAGAAAGGTGACAAGGTGAAGACCGGACAGATTCTTTGCGAAGGATATGCAACGCAGGATGGTGAACTGGCACTTGGACAGAATCTGCAGGTGGCTTTCATGCCATGGAAAGGTTACAACTTCGAGGATGCTATTGTATTGAGTGAGCGCATTGTTCGGGAGGACATCTTTACTTCCATTCATATTGAAGAATATGAACTGGAAGTGCGCGACACCAAACTGGGAGAAGAAGAGTTGACTCCCGATATACCAAACGTAAGTGAAGAAGCTACCCGCAACCTCGACGACTTCGGTATCATCCGCGTGGGCGCTCATGTGAAAGAAGGAGATATCCTGATTGGAAAAATTACTCCGAAAGGCGAAAGTGATCCTACTCCGGAAGAGAAACTGTTGCGCGCCATCTTTGGCGACAAGGCAGGTGATGTGAAAGATGCTTCGTTGAAAGCGCCTCCTTCTACGGAAGGTGTGGTGATTGATAAAAAGCTTTTCTCCCGCGCTAAAAAAGATAAGAATTCAAAAGCGAAAGAGAAGATTTCACTCGAAAAATTAGAGAAGGAACATTCCAAGGCAGTTGGCATCATCAAAGAAACATTAATTGAAAAGCTGATGAAGCTGCTGAAGGACAAAACTTCGAAAGGCATTACCAACGTGTACAAAGAAGTGGTGGTGGCGAAAGGAGTGAAGTTCACGGTGAAGGTGTTGAATGATATCAATTACCAGGAAGCTGATCAGGGCAACTGGACGAATGATGACCATACGAATGAGCTGATCAAGCGGTTGCTTCACAACTATACGATCAAGCACAACGAAGAAGTAGGGCGTTACAAACGTGAGAAGTTCAATATCAGCATCGGAGATGAATTGCCCTCCGGTGTATTGAAACTTGCAAAGGTTTATCTTGCCAAGAAGCGTAAGCTAAAGGTGGGAGACAAACTTGCAGGTCGTCACGGTAACAAGGGTATTGTTGCGAAGATTGTGCGTGATGAAGACATGCCATTCCTTGAAGATGGAACAGCGGTCGACATCGTACTCAATCCGTTGGGCGTTCCTTCACGTATGAACCTTGGTCAGATCTATGAAACCGTTTTAGGATGGGCTGGATTGAAGCTGGGCATTAAATTCGGGACACCGATTTTCGATGGTGCATCTATTGATGAGATTGAAGCTTATATCACAAAAGCAGAGTTGCCTACTTTGGGTAAAACGTATCTCTACGATGGTGAATCAGGAGACCGTTTCCATCAGCCTGCAACGGTTGGTGTGATCTATATGCTGAAACTTTCACACATGGTGGATGATAAGATGCATGCGCGTTCCATCGGTCCTTACTCCCTCATCACGCAGCAGCCATTGGGTGGTAAAGCCCAGTTCGGCGGACAGCGTTTCGGTGAAATGGAAGTTTGGGCACTCGAAGCATACGGTGCATCGAACATCCTCCAGGAATTGCTGACCATCAAGTCTGATGATATTGTAGGAAGAGCGAAAGCGTATGAGGCCATCGTAAAAGGGGAGAACCTTCCGAAGCCGAATGTGCCTGAATCCTTCAACGTGTTGGTGCATGAATTGAGAGGTCTTACACTTGATCTGAAGTTTGATTAGGATCCTGTTTTAATAAAAGATTCCACGCCGGAATTTTGAATAGCAGCCACCTTGCGAAAGCGGGGTGGCTTTTTTATTTCTCGCATTCTCTCTTGAGGAAATTTATTGATGATGATTTGTTTGACAGTAGTGTAGAAATTGAATGGGTGCATTGTTAAATGGCTAAATGGTTGCGGCGAAGCCGGAGAATAGTTGCACAAGGAGTAATCAATATGTTATACTTTATATGCGGTTAGATGAGTGGATGAATTGTTACACTGTTAAATGGCTAAATGGTTGCGGTGAATCCGGAGATAGGGCAGATCGGTCAAGCAATGATGCATTGATTGAAGTGTCTTTGCAAATCTGAGATGACGGCATTGACTGAACGATTTCGCAATTGATAAGATGACTTTGATAGATGCCCTATTCTCCGGCTTCGCCGAACAATTTAACAGTTCAACAATTTAGCCTTTTGGCCAGATGACCATATAGCCATTCAACCATATAGCCATATAACCCCATAAAAATACCCACCCAATTCAACTACATTTGACCACAAAAACCATCAATATATGGGAAGAAGAAGTTCGCGGAGACGACAACAAATACCCTGGAGAACCATTTTGCGAATTCTTTTTTACCTCGTTATTATATTTTTTCTCTTCAAATATGGAGAAAGGATACTGAATGGTTTTTTAGACCTGATACATTTATAAAGTCAGTGCATTAATTAAGACTTGGATTTTCGGGGAAGTCGGCAAACACCTGGTAGCGGTCACCCATATTGTGTAATACAGTGCGCCAGAGTTCTTTCGGATCTTCTTCAAAGAGATAGGCAGCAAGACCTTTTCCGATGAACCAGGAACTTTCTTTTATTTCCCGCGTCAGCTGGCCTTCTTCCCAACCAGAGTAGCCGAAGAAAAAACGTATTTCTGATTGTTGAATCTGTTTTGTTTCCAGTAGAAATATCAGGCGTTCAAAATCGCCACCCCAGTAAATACCTTCCTTCACTTTGGTGCTGTCTGTGAGCAGGTCCCCGCGCTTGTGAAGATAATGCAGCGTGTTTGGTTGTACAGGGCCACCATAGAAGATGTGATTTTCAACTACCGGAAAATCTTCCACCACTTCATGCACTTTCATTTCAGTAGGTTTGTTGAGGATGAGTCCGAATGCATTTTCATTTTTGCACTCGCACAAAAAAACCACAGCGCCTTTGAAATAAGGATCTTCCATAAATGGTTCTGCGATTAAAATTTTTCCCGAAGCAACCTTCTCCATAATGTTACAGGTTAGTGCGATAAAGTAACTGCATTGGAATTGAAACTCCAAAAAAAATCAGCAGCCTTTCATTCAATGTGAATAAGTGTGGATGATGTTCGTTCATTCGGAAATTAAATTTATTTTTGCAGCCTTGTTTTGGTGAATGGTGAATTGTTAATGGTATGGTAACGCCACTTGAGCAGCAACACAATGACTGATGACAAATGACCAATGACTAATTACGGTCCCGTAGCTTAATTGAATAGAGCATCTGACTACGGATCAGAAGGTTGCAGGTTTGACTCCTGCCGGGATCACCAATACAACATTGAAACCCTTGTAATCATCAGATTACAAGGGTTTTTTTATTATGGGGTAAACATAGGAAATCAGTCGGCATATAATACAGTTCCCCAGACTCGCGCTCGTTTGCAGACAAGCACTGAGGGAGGCGAACGAGTGCGCTTCTCATTATATCCTACAGCACAACCCTTACGAGTAAAGGAATATGAGAAACTGGTTTTTCATTGAATCAGATCCACATCAAGATACCCTTTTCCACCTGCATAATCAATTGCTGAACTATAGCAGTATTCCTGCGGCTCCCGGACAAAGCCTGCTTCAACAGGGTTATAGTGCAGGTAATGAAGGCGCTCAGCTCTCATCTCATTGGTTACTAATTCAACAGGATGGTTACCATCTTGCCATACTTTATAATGCGTGATACGAGTCAGTGGCATACCCACTTCAATGAACTGCTTTAATATGCCTCCCTCAATTGCTTGTCTGCATACGAGCGCGAGTCAGAGCATACGATGGAATGGTACGGATGAGTTAGGAATTCAGCTCGGTGCGTTCATTGAAATAAATTCCGCCCAACATGACAAAGAAATATGGGACGACGAAAGATATGAATGATGGATGACTAAGCCAACCGTTCTAATGCTGGTTGGTGAAAACACCAACCAGAGGCTGAAAAATTATTAGATGTTAATCCTTAATAATTTTGATAATTGAATCATCTCCACTTTTTGACGAAACCGAAATCAAATACATGCCTGGCTCTAACATTTCTGGAAATATAACTGTCAATTCATGTTTTCCTTTCAATTGGATTTCATGACTCATTAATGAATATACTACCTTTCCCTGCATATCAATTAAATCAATCGATACCTCCTGAGTCCTTTGAAGAAAGTATTGAACCACACCGTTTTGCGCTATAGGATTGGGATAGAAGAATAGTGAATTTTGTTCAATAGCAAGATCTGGAATTGCTGTATTAAGGCTTGTAAAATATCTAACTAGTGCAAACTTATCGCCTATATATCCGATGGCTAGTACTTTTCCATCAGGTTGTAATATTATTGAAGTTGCTTCTCCATCAAGTGCGCCAGCATTGTTTATTGCAATTCCTGTCGAAGCAAAGGTTGTATCGAGGAAACCATCTGAGTTGTAACAAAGCAATGCAAAATCTTGTCCGTTTCCATTAGTTGCGCCACCCGCCACAAACATTCTTCCATCTGATTGAACAACAATATCCCACGTATAACTAAGAATACTATTCTCGGGCGTAATAACAAAACCATTATCGCCAAAATTGACGTCTAAGCTTCCATCGATATTATACCGCGCCATAGCATATCCGTGTAACACTCCATCAAAATTAATTCCCGTGAATTCAATCTTTTCGTCAGCTTGAACAATTATTGATTTAACTAGATTATCGGTGTGATTAATATCACTAATAACTATTCCTATATCATTGAAAGTTGAGTCGATCGTACCATTGGAATTAAATCTGGCAACAGCAAAATCATAATTGTTTATTCCATTATATACCTGACCACCTACCAAAATGCGGCCATCTGGCTGTTCAGCTAACGTTCCATACCAAGAGCTTTCGTTGTCAAAATTAATAATTACTATTCCATTCGTACCAAAAGTACTATCAATAGAACCATTCACATTATATCTAATCAACTTATTAATGCTAATTTGCATAGAATCAATTGTTACTCCTAGAACAATTAATTTGTTGTCTGTCTGGAGTTCAATTGTCGTTAGAAATTCAATATTATCAGGAAGCAACAAATCTCCATTAGCAAAACTAGTATCGAAAGATCCGTTTTCATTAAATTTCGCGATTGCAGGAAGAAAGTTGTCATTGGTATGGCCTGCAACAATAATTTTACCGTCTGTGCTGATTCCTATCGAATTTGGCAATCCATATTTAACCGGAACAATTAACCCTCCATAAGCAAAAGTAGAATCAAGCGTTCCATCAGTATTATACCTGGCAAGTGCCCAGTCATATTCAAACCCACCACCCGGACCATTATTAATCGCCATTCCAGCCGCGATAATTTTACCGTCAGATTGTAAGGCAGAAGTATAAGATTTAGAACCTAAGCTAATCAAAGTAAGAACATGACCATTATCGCCAAAACTCATGTCCGGTGTTCCTGGTTGAGCATTTAATATTTCAAGCTGCATGAAGATCGAAAACATTATTATAGAAATAATTTTGTTGTTCATATACAATGTTTTACTTGAATTATTTTATCATTATTGTCCGACTAAAAATAGAGTAAAATTCGATGTGCCCTTTAGCTGATAAGGGTTCTAAACAAAAATCTCTTGTTTCAAAAATGGGGGTAGTTGGCAAGTTTTTTTAAGTAATAAAAGTATTAGGCGCATTGTGTGATTTTCTCCATGCTTTGTAGGTGTCTTTAATAAACCCAGACTCGCGCTCGTTTGCAGACAAGCACTGAGGGAGGCGAACGAGTGCGCTTCTCATTATATCCTACAGCACAATCCTTACGAGTAAAGGAATATTAGAAACTGGTTTTTCATTGAATCAGATCCACATCAAGATATCCTTTTCCACCTGCATAATCAATTGCTGAACTATAGCAGTATTCCTGCGGCTCCCGGACAAAGCCTGCTTCAACAGGGTTATAGTGCAGGTAATGAAGGCGCTCAGCTCTCATCTCGTTAGTTGCTAATTCCACAGGATGATTACCATCTTGCCATACTTTATAATGCGTGATACGAGTCAGTGGCATACCCACTTCAATGAACTGCTTTAATATCCATTCTCTTCGGCTTTCATTGATCTCCTTCATGCATTTTACAACTTCATCTGCAGTAAACTTTTTTAAGTCGCGGAATATTTCATGCAATTTATGGCTACCCTTTCTGCTTGCAATTAAATGCAGATGACTTGGCATCAAATTCCATCCATGAATAACCAGGCCTTTTTTCTGCTGGCAATGGCGTATAGAATTGAGAACGATTTCCGCATAGTCCTTCCTGGTAAATAAATCAATCCAATTTACGATAGTAGAAGTAGTAAAATAAATGCCTTCCGGATTCAGAAATTTATATTGTTCAGACATGATACTATAGATTGAAGAAATGAAGATACTATTTAAAATAAAGAAGTGAACGCGCACTCGTTCGCCTCCCTCAATTGCTTGTCTGCAAACGAGCGCGAGTGGTTGGGGTCTTTCGTTTGGGAACCTTCATCCTTCCT includes these proteins:
- a CDS encoding 50S ribosomal protein L1; the protein is MQITKKRKQVNTKVKSAQTYTLSDASNLIKEVSTPKFDASIDLHIRLGVDPRKADQAIRGVANLPHGTGKTKRVLVFCNPDKEAEAKEAGADYAGLQEFVEKVEKGWTEIDVIIATPSVMPKIAKLGKILGPRNLMPNPKSGTVTENVADAIKEVKGGKIAFRVDKQGIIHASIGRVSFPKEKILENATELIHTIVKMKPSSAKGTYLKSVFMASTMSPSISIDTKPLMN
- a CDS encoding 50S ribosomal protein L10; the encoded protein is MDKATKKVAIAELTERFSKATNFYLADASHLNVEQINKLRRICFKQGVEFKVAKNTLIRKALESIGSGYDGLFDALHGPTSVMFSETGSIPAKVIKEFRKAGDKPVLKAAYIDSAIYLGDNNLEELSKLKTKHELVGEIIGLLQSPAKNVISGLLSGGQKLSGILKTLEDRPQN
- a CDS encoding YqgE/AlgH family protein codes for the protein MEKVASGKILIAEPFMEDPYFKGAVVFLCECKNENAFGLILNKPTEMKVHEVVEDFPVVENHIFYGGPVQPNTLHYLHKRGDLLTDSTKVKEGIYWGGDFERLIFLLETKQIQQSEIRFFFGYSGWEEGQLTREIKESSWFIGKGLAAYLFEEDPKELWRTVLHNMGDRYQVFADFPENPSLN
- the rpoB gene encoding DNA-directed RNA polymerase subunit beta yields the protein MASKTNERVNFSKTQIKLEYPDLLGIQLQSFKDFFQLETTPENRRNEGLYRVFTENFPISDARNIFVLEFLDYFVDPPRYTIEECIERGLTHSVPLKAKLRLSCNDPEHIDFQTIVQDVFLGNIPYMTPKGTFLINGAERVVVSQLHRSPGVFFGQSVHPNGTRIYSARVIPFKGAWMEFATDINNVMYAYIDRKKKFPVTTLLRAIGWDTDKEILTLFELSDEIPAKAADLKKAIGRKLAARVLRSWNEDFVDEDTGEVVTITRNEVVLERDTILSEDDIANILETGVDTVILQKETVGADYSIIYNTLQKDTSNSELEAVQYIYRQLRGADAPDDETARGIIEKLFFSDKRYDLGEVGRYKINQKLRKDTELDTKVLTKEDIVAIVKYLVQLVNDKAVVDDIDHLSNRRVRTVGEQLYAQFGVGLARMARTIRERMNVRDNEVFTPIDLINARTLSSVINSFFGTSQLSQFLDQTNPLAEITHKRRISALGPGGLSRERAGFEVRDVHYSHYGRLCTIETPEGPNIGLISTLCVHAKINRMGFIETPYLKVHDGKVELRKKVEFLSADEEDEKVIAQANVPINDKGEFKIERIKSRHQGDFPIVGPSEVEYMDVAPNQIVGLSASLIPFLEHDDANRALMGSNMQRQSVPLLKPESPIVGTGLEGKAAVDSRMLLNAETNGVVEYVDAEEIVVNYERSEEQDMTSFDTGRTVYKLLKFKKTNQSTCINLKPIVKKGDKVKTGQILCEGYATQDGELALGQNLQVAFMPWKGYNFEDAIVLSERIVREDIFTSIHIEEYELEVRDTKLGEEELTPDIPNVSEEATRNLDDFGIIRVGAHVKEGDILIGKITPKGESDPTPEEKLLRAIFGDKAGDVKDASLKAPPSTEGVVIDKKLFSRAKKDKNSKAKEKISLEKLEKEHSKAVGIIKETLIEKLMKLLKDKTSKGITNVYKEVVVAKGVKFTVKVLNDINYQEADQGNWTNDDHTNELIKRLLHNYTIKHNEEVGRYKREKFNISIGDELPSGVLKLAKVYLAKKRKLKVGDKLAGRHGNKGIVAKIVRDEDMPFLEDGTAVDIVLNPLGVPSRMNLGQIYETVLGWAGLKLGIKFGTPIFDGASIDEIEAYITKAELPTLGKTYLYDGESGDRFHQPATVGVIYMLKLSHMVDDKMHARSIGPYSLITQQPLGGKAQFGGQRFGEMEVWALEAYGASNILQELLTIKSDDIVGRAKAYEAIVKGENLPKPNVPESFNVLVHELRGLTLDLKFD
- a CDS encoding transposase, whose translation is MSEQYKFLNPEGIYFTTSTIVNWIDLFTRKDYAEIVLNSIRHCQQKKGLVIHGWNLMPSHLHLIASRKGSHKLHEIFRDLKKFTADEVVKCMKEINESRREWILKQFIEVGMPLTRITHYKVWQDGNHPVELATNEMRAERLHYLHYNPVEAGFVREPQEYCYSSAIDYAGGKGYLDVDLIQ
- a CDS encoding T9SS type A sorting domain-containing protein, with amino-acid sequence MNNKIISIIMFSIFMQLEILNAQPGTPDMSFGDNGHVLTLISLGSKSYTSALQSDGKIIAAGMAINNGPGGGFEYDWALARYNTDGTLDSTFAYGGLIVPVKYGLPNSIGISTDGKIIVAGHTNDNFLPAIAKFNENGSFDTSFANGDLLLPDNIEFLTTIELQTDNKLIVLGVTIDSMQISINKLIRYNVNGSIDSTFGTNGIVIINFDNESSWYGTLAEQPDGRILVGGQVYNGINNYDFAVARFNSNGTIDSTFNDIGIVISDINHTDNLVKSIIVQADEKIEFTGINFDGVLHGYAMARYNIDGSLDVNFGDNGFVITPENSILSYTWDIVVQSDGRMFVAGGATNGNGQDFALLCYNSDGFLDTTFASTGIAINNAGALDGEATSIILQPDGKVLAIGYIGDKFALVRYFTSLNTAIPDLAIEQNSLFFYPNPIAQNGVVQYFLQRTQEVSIDLIDMQGKVVYSLMSHEIQLKGKHELTVIFPEMLEPGMYLISVSSKSGDDSIIKIIKD
- the rplL gene encoding 50S ribosomal protein L7/L12, which gives rise to MADLKTFAEQLVNLTVKEVNELAKILKDDYGIEPAAAAPVMAAGGGAAAAVVEEKTAFDVILKAAGGQKLTVVKVVKDLTGLGLKEAKDLVDGAPKPVKEGVSKEEAESIKAKLTEAGAEVEVK